The nucleotide window CAGCACGTGGACGACGGCACTCGCGACCGTCCCGCCGGCGTTGTGCGCGACGCCGACCTCCGCGTCCGGGACGGCGTCGCTGTTGGGGTGGTCGCCCCGGAGCAAGCGTGTCAGCTCTGCGATCTGTGACCCGCCGGTCGCGCCGACCGGGTGACCCTTCGCCTTCAGTCCCCCCGAGAGGTTGACCGGGAGCGCCCCGTCGGCGGTCGTCTCCCCGCGGCGGGCCGCTCCGACGGCCTCACCCGTCTCGTACAGTCCGAGCGACTCCAGCGCCAACACCTCGGCGATGGTGAAACAGTCGTGGACCTCCGCGACGGCGACGTCGTCGGCCGCGACTCCGGCGTCGTCGTACGCCGTCTCCGCCGCCCGCCGAGCCGCCGGGGTCTCCGCGATGGCGTCCCGGTCCTGGAGCGCTGCCCGGTCGGAGCCCTGCCCCGTGCCGGTGATCGCCACCGGCGCCGTCACGTCCGCCTCGGACGCGAACGACTCCGAGATCAGGACGATCGCGCTGGCGCCGTCCGTGATCGGACAGGCGTCGAACAACCCCAGCGGCGACGCGATCTCCGGGGCGTCCAACGCCTCCTCGACGTCGATCTCCCGTTGGTACTGAGCGAACTCGTTGTCGACGGCGTTCGCGTGGTTCTTGACCGCGACGTGTGCCAGGTCCTCCGGGTCACCCCCGAACCGGTCGAAGTACCGCCGCGCCATCAGCGCGTACGCTCCCGGGAACGTCACTCCCGCCCGCACCTCGAACAGTTCGTCGGCCGCGACCGCCAGCGACTCCGTCACCTTCGGCGTCGAGAGGTTCGTCATCCGCTCCATCCCGCCGGCGACGGCCACGTCCACTTCGCCGGACCGCACCGCGCGCACCGCCTCCCGGACGGCGACCCCGGCACTGGCACACGCCTCCTCGTAGCGCGTCGCCGGACACCGCAGTCCAGCCGCCTCGGCCATCAGCGGGGCCTGGTGGCCCTGCCGCTCCGCGAGTGTCCCCATGAAGTTGCCGTAGTTGAGCTGTTCGACCGTCTCGCGCTCGACGCCGGCGTCCCGCAGTGCCGTGTCCGCGGCCTCGGCGAACAGGTCTCGGCCGGTTCGGCCCGGGTGTTCCCCGAACTTCGTCAGGCCGACGCCAGCCACTCGTACAGCAGTCATGTGCGTGGCTACGGAGAGGTGCCAGTAAAATACTGCCGGAGTCCACGACCCGACTACACGTCGGGCGCGTCGTCTTCGACCGCCCGCTTCATCGAGTCGCGCCGCGACTTGGCGTCCCGCCCGGTCGCCGCCTCCAAGAAGTCGTTCTTCACCTCGACCGCGTCGGAGGCCGCCTCGGCGTTCCCCTCCGCGATCACGTCCTCGGCGTCGCGCTCCTCGAAGTGGACGGCCAGTCGGTCCTTCTTGCCGCCGTACGCCGCCGCGCCGGCGACGATCCGTTCGAACACCGGATTGTCCGGGTCCTCGACGACGTACAG belongs to Halobaculum sp. MBLA0143 and includes:
- a CDS encoding thiolase domain-containing protein, coding for MTAVRVAGVGLTKFGEHPGRTGRDLFAEAADTALRDAGVERETVEQLNYGNFMGTLAERQGHQAPLMAEAAGLRCPATRYEEACASAGVAVREAVRAVRSGEVDVAVAGGMERMTNLSTPKVTESLAVAADELFEVRAGVTFPGAYALMARRYFDRFGGDPEDLAHVAVKNHANAVDNEFAQYQREIDVEEALDAPEIASPLGLFDACPITDGASAIVLISESFASEADVTAPVAITGTGQGSDRAALQDRDAIAETPAARRAAETAYDDAGVAADDVAVAEVHDCFTIAEVLALESLGLYETGEAVGAARRGETTADGALPVNLSGGLKAKGHPVGATGGSQIAELTRLLRGDHPNSDAVPDAEVGVAHNAGGTVASAVVHVLEVAK
- a CDS encoding DUF5611 family protein: MKEYKMRRGEYLEDRMPDLQGEIEEYFGEVTGTEAVNGHELYVVEDPDNPVFERIVAGAAAYGGKKDRLAVHFEERDAEDVIAEGNAEAASDAVEVKNDFLEAATGRDAKSRRDSMKRAVEDDAPDV